One part of the Prunus persica cultivar Lovell chromosome G5, Prunus_persica_NCBIv2, whole genome shotgun sequence genome encodes these proteins:
- the LOC18776298 gene encoding tryptophan aminotransferase-related protein 2 → MANFMSICTMRNLLVLSLALNLSLIMRVFYEGEKHGPRGFSAQKADRALEKAAHATQRTLVSLSSSGQDDGEKLINLDHGDPTMYESYWQQMGEKTTVVIPGWQSMSYFSDVKNPCWFLEPEFAKQVVRLHNLVGNAVTEGRQIVVGTGSSQLFLAALYALAPKDASEPISVISAAPFYSSYPSMTDYLKSGLYKWAGDARSFDKEGPYIELVTSPNNPDGFVRHSMVNRTGGILVHDLAYYWPQYTPISSAADHDLTLFTVSKATGHAGTRIGWALVKDPEVAKKMIKFIELSTIGVSRDSQLRAARILEVIINSSQNPGGPESGESFFKISYHFMAERWQLLREAVNKGRFFSLPDFQQGFCQFLNQVSQPQPAFAWLKCEDEGVEDCESLLRGHKILTRGGRSFGVGPKYVRVSMLDRDHNFNLFLKRLASIQT, encoded by the exons atggcCAATTTTATGAGCATTTGCACAATGAGAAACTTGCTTGTTCTGTCTCTGGCTCTTAATCTGAGCTTGATTATGAGGGTTTTTTATGAGGGCGAGAAGCATGGCCCTCGTGGGTTCTCTGCGCAGAAGGCTGACAGGGCGCTTGAGAAGGCAGCTCACGCAACCCAGAGGACCCTTGTGTCATTGTCTTCTTCTGGTCAAGATGACGGGGAGAAACTCATCAACCTCGACCA tGGAGACCCAACTATGTATGAAAGTTACTGGCAGCAGATGGGTGAAAAGACCACAGTTGTGATCCCTGGATGGCAGTCAATGAGCTATTTCTCAGATGTGAAAAACCCTTGCTGGTTTTTGGAGCCAGAGTTTGCCAAGCAGGTTGTGAGGCTGCACAATCTGGTGGGCAATGCTGTCACAGAAGGTCGTCAAATTGTGGTTGGCACAGGCTCATCACAGCTCTTCTTAGCTGCCCTCTATGCTCTGGCTCCAAAAGATGCATCTGAGCCTATAAGTGTGATTTCTGCAGCCCCATTCTACTCt TCTTACCCCTCTATGACTGACTACCTCAAGTCGGGCTTGTACAAATGGGCAGGGGATGCCCGGAGCTTCGACAAAGAGGGGCCGTACATAGAGCTAGTGACCTCCCCCAACAACCCTGATGGATTTGTCAGGCACTCCATGGTCAACCGAACTGGAGGTATATTGGTTCATGACTTGGCCTACTACTGGCCACAATATACCCCCATTTCGTCGGCAGCTGACCATGATCTGACTCTGTTCACCGTCTCGAAAGCCACCGGGCATGCCGGGACACGCATTGG CTGGGCTCTTGTCAAAGATCCAGAAGTTGCCAAAAAGATGATCAAGTTCATAGAGCTCAGCACCATAGGCGTGTCCCGGGATTCGCAGCTCCGAGCAGCTAGGATTTTGGAGGTGATCATCAACTCCTCCCAAAACCCTGGCGGGCCGGAGTCCGGTGAATCTTTCTTTAAGATCAGCTATCACTTCATGGCAGAGAGGTGGCAGCTTCTTAGAGAGGCGGTGAACAAGGGCAGATTTTTTAGTCTGCCTGACTTCCAGCAAGGGTTCTGCCAGTTCCTCAACCAGGTCTCGCAGCCTCAACCTG CTTTCGCATGGCTCAAATGTGAAGACGAAGGCGTGGAAGATTGCGAAAGCTTACTCAGAGGTCATAAGATTTTAACCCGAGGAGGAAGGAGCTTTGGAGTTGGTCCAAAGTATGTCCGCGTGAGCATGTTGGATCGGGACCATAACTTCAACTTGTTTTTGAAGCGACTGGCCTCGATCCAGACATGA